A stretch of the Desulforamulus ferrireducens genome encodes the following:
- a CDS encoding ABC transporter permease, whose translation MGSPRTLIQRYNLGPFIGLLLITITLSFLTDRFFTISNLLNVARQVSINTLLGVGLTFVILTGGIDLSVGAILAFAGALGAGMLGLGYDPVIAVLFSCLVGLLAGTLNGTIVAYGRVAPFVATLATMTIFRGATLVYTEGKPVRAVSEGFNALGGGYIGPIPTPVVITAIVVLLAWFVLNHMTVGRRIFALGGNEEATILSGVKTTRYKILVYSISGLMAGLAGAILTSRLLSAQPTAGSGYELDAIAAVVIGGTSLTGGRGGVVGTLIGALIIGVIDNGLNLLNVSSFYQQAVKGFIILFAVLLDRRNAAGR comes from the coding sequence ATGGGAAGCCCAAGGACTTTAATCCAACGCTATAATTTAGGTCCTTTTATTGGACTGCTTTTAATTACCATTACCCTGTCTTTTTTAACTGATCGTTTTTTTACCATTTCTAACCTGCTAAATGTGGCCAGGCAAGTGTCTATTAATACCCTGTTAGGTGTGGGTTTAACCTTTGTCATTCTTACCGGAGGTATTGATTTGTCGGTGGGTGCCATCCTGGCCTTCGCCGGTGCCCTGGGAGCGGGCATGCTGGGTTTGGGTTATGACCCGGTGATAGCGGTGTTATTTTCCTGCCTGGTGGGATTACTGGCAGGAACTTTAAACGGCACCATAGTGGCCTACGGTCGGGTGGCGCCCTTTGTTGCTACCCTAGCCACCATGACAATCTTTCGGGGGGCTACCCTGGTGTATACCGAAGGTAAACCGGTCCGGGCTGTGTCAGAGGGGTTTAACGCTTTGGGTGGTGGTTATATTGGCCCCATTCCTACGCCTGTTGTTATTACCGCCATTGTGGTTTTATTGGCCTGGTTTGTCTTAAATCATATGACTGTGGGCAGAAGAATTTTTGCCCTGGGGGGTAACGAAGAGGCAACCATCCTCAGTGGGGTTAAAACAACTCGCTATAAAATTCTTGTTTACTCCATCAGTGGTCTAATGGCTGGTCTTGCGGGGGCTATCTTAACCTCCCGACTATTGTCTGCCCAACCTACAGCAGGCTCGGGTTACGAATTGGATGCCATTGCCGCCGTTGTCATTGGTGGTACCAGCTTAACCGGTGGTCGCGGTGGGGTGGTGGGAACCCTTATCGGTGCTTTAATTATTGGTGTCATCGATAATGGTCTAAATCTACTGAATGTATCTTCCTTCTACCAACAAGCTGTTAAAGGGTTCATTATTTTGTTTGCCGTCTTACTAGACAGACGTAACGCTGCCGGGAGGTGA